In the Phaseolus vulgaris cultivar G19833 chromosome 7, P. vulgaris v2.0, whole genome shotgun sequence genome, one interval contains:
- the LOC137829133 gene encoding uncharacterized protein, whose amino-acid sequence MRIKSVSQDKIWCFCDNFNAVRRVNERQGARVRDTQSSEISDFNGFIDANLLIELPFVGMEFIWFNSNGSAKSRLDRALVTEDWMEVWPMCKQYVQRREVSEHCALVIKSVEKDWGHKPFRTIDAWLTEKGFMEMVKDIWSSYPGQGCSFMKVKDKLKRLKGDLKEWNRDIFGNIVTTKRGSYKKLRIWIAKIAMVAFW is encoded by the coding sequence ATGCGCATCAAATCGGTATCCCAAGATAAGATATGGTGCTTTTGCGACAACTTCAATGCTGTAAGAAGGGTAAATGAAAGGCAAGGTGCAAGGGTAAGGGACACCCAGTCAAGTGAGATTAGCGACTTCAATGGCTTCATCGATGCTAATTTATTGATTGAGCTACCTTTTGTTGGCATGGAATTCATCTGGTTTAATTCCAATGGTTCGGCCAAGAGTAGGCTTGACAGAGCACTGGTAACTGAAGATTGGATGGAAGTTTGGCCAATGTGTAAACAATATGTGCAACGTAGGGAAGTCTCTGAACACTGTGCACTGGTTATAAAGTCTGTGGAGAAGGATTGGGGTCATAAACCATTTAGAACCATCGACGCGTGGCTGACAGAGAAAGGTTTTATGGAGATGGTGAAGGACATATGGTCCTCTTATCCAGGTCAGGGGTGTAGTTTCATGAAGGTCAAAGACAAATTGAAACGCTTGAAGGGTGATCTAAAAGAATGGAACAGGGACATTTTCGGCAACATTGTGACTACAAAAAGAGGATCCTACAAGAAATTGAGGATTTGGATAGCCAAGATTGCAATGGTGGCCTTTTGGTAA